Proteins encoded together in one Chitinophaga sp. LS1 window:
- a CDS encoding efflux RND transporter periplasmic adaptor subunit, protein MNWTKTKKILLLLSVVIILFAGIYFKLSENQAAVQNEIKEEQSLGWYNAQATIVRDSVFIDSLIYRGSVEAGQTISVTTETEGKIIYSGIEKGKQVSKGTLLAKLDPVTKTAAHKINQDAYDKAVKDYNNLKALLATGNASAIEVSNAKLQMQNTESQLSISEKQLSQTIVTAPAKGVIFEKKVNIGEFVSSGTQLCAIAALDEVRITVYLPETLIAGIRIGDNVKIKADAYPGLIFSGKVNAIIPVSSDAKTFPTEIIIKNDRPSKLLAGMSTSVVFNADKTSIGIAIPRTAITANKKGNFVYVIHRSDKAVLTPITIGKSYGDYIVVSDGLHKGDTIMINGMLNAADGKQIQHLDIHQSF, encoded by the coding sequence ATGAACTGGACCAAGACGAAGAAAATATTGTTACTCCTATCCGTAGTAATTATTTTATTTGCAGGTATTTATTTCAAATTAAGTGAAAATCAGGCAGCTGTTCAAAACGAAATTAAAGAAGAGCAAAGCCTGGGATGGTATAATGCACAGGCAACTATTGTTCGTGATTCTGTATTTATAGATTCTCTTATATATCGTGGTTCAGTGGAGGCGGGCCAGACTATTTCCGTAACTACTGAAACAGAGGGTAAGATAATTTATTCAGGCATCGAGAAAGGAAAACAGGTATCAAAAGGAACGCTGTTAGCAAAATTAGACCCTGTTACTAAAACAGCCGCGCATAAGATCAATCAGGATGCATATGACAAAGCGGTTAAAGATTATAATAACCTGAAAGCCCTGTTAGCGACTGGTAATGCGTCAGCGATCGAAGTCTCAAATGCAAAATTGCAAATGCAAAATACGGAATCGCAATTAAGTATCAGTGAAAAGCAATTGTCCCAGACAATAGTAACTGCTCCTGCCAAAGGCGTCATTTTTGAGAAGAAAGTAAATATCGGTGAATTTGTTAGTTCCGGCACACAATTATGTGCAATTGCAGCCCTGGACGAAGTTAGAATCACTGTCTATTTACCTGAAACATTGATTGCAGGTATTAGGATCGGTGACAATGTAAAAATAAAAGCAGATGCCTATCCAGGTTTGATATTTTCAGGTAAGGTAAATGCTATCATTCCAGTTTCTTCTGATGCTAAAACTTTCCCCACAGAAATTATAATTAAAAATGATCGTCCATCTAAGCTACTAGCAGGGATGAGTACATCTGTTGTTTTTAACGCAGATAAAACAAGCATAGGCATTGCCATCCCCCGTACTGCTATAACTGCAAATAAAAAAGGAAATTTTGTTTATGTGATCCACAGATCTGACAAAGCAGTATTGACACCTATTACTATTGGAAAATCATATGGTGATTATATAGTGGTATCTGATGGTCTTCATAAAGGAGATACCATCATGATCAATGGTATGCTGAATGCAGCCGATGGTAAGCAAATTCAACATCTGGATATTCACCAATCATTCTAA
- a CDS encoding two-component regulator propeller domain-containing protein: MRYLFWIIPFLQSLSVLAQSEHYNFSRLNTYNGLSHNQVTALLKDRDGFLWFGTTYGLNRYDGYSCRIFRKDHNDSSSLRDNNILSLYELPDKKLWVSTMGGPCIYNPDTEKFNTNYDNYLHSIGLPSGAISNIVKGNNHRYWFLYEDKGLFLYSDSDKVVKPFKQKVVSLTEKITSINETKDGKLWLVYQSGFLQEYDIHQDKIISSTTALQKRHKGDNFYRLFIDNDGDIWLWGYNFGIFLFHPADNTISQFDKHSYPTRLNSELVSQVVQDSNGLIWVGTDHGGVTLIDKKNGLNTSYLVNNPNDPKSISQNSITTMYRDDQGIIWLGTYKQGVNYYNSNIVQFSYYHHQELNAKSLQFDDVNRFAEDKVGNIWIGTNGGGLIYFDRKNNTFKQYLYDPQNKNSLSENVIVSLWIDDEDILWIGTYLGGLNRFDGEKFTRYRHSDNDSSSLADDKVWEIFEDSDRNLWIGTLGGGLDRFDKQTNQFHHYKSGKGVLPSDYVSAMMQDRKGNLWIGTASGIGVMEKNKTAAVFYQDTNKRNSLSDNGIICLLEDSKGRIWVGTREGLNLFDDQKKEFQAFTIADGLPDNMILNILEDNHQTLWISTPNGLCNAIPHQDNNHVVFSVISYDATNNLQNREFNDNAALKTSTGELIFGGPSGFNIINPAVINKPVYHPKIVFTGFQILNKNVEPGESVNNRVLLKRSLSQLQSIDLKYKENVFSIDFAALDFFHNAYDKYAYMLEGFNEDWLYADGNQRRATYTNLNPGHYVFKVKVLNRAGLWSDVKTLQINIEPPFWRTSIAYIIYLLIITGLFLLIRRITLDRIHMRFEVRQQRTEAERAHALEQVKTKFFTNVSHEFRTPLSLIIAPLDKIIKQTVDEEQVKQLNLVQRNAKRLLNLVNQLLDFRKMDVQEIKLHPSIGDIVRFCKETSDSFTDLAEKKTIRFSFSSNIDSLEVYFDKDKIEKILFNLLSNAFKYTHDNGTVSVKLTYKQPENSEDDGTLAIEIEDSGIGIPADQQARVFERFFQTDVPESMVNQGTGIGLAITKEFVKLHNGIITVKSEPDQGTCFTVLLPARKIYVASGRTLTSPIFSEDGEQIVVETHKKGDRKKTILIVEDNEDIRFYLKDNLRGEYHIEEATNGKEGWEKVKLLNPDLVVSDIMMPLMDGVEFAKKIKSEMLTAHIPVILLTAMGSEEKQLEGLKAGVNDYITKPFTFEILASRINNLLAQQRLLQKRFQKQIEVNPGEVTITPVDEKFLKQALEIIENQIDNAEFSVDEFSKEMYMSRATLYRKIHSLTGKSPLDFIRSIRLKRAVQLFAKSGLSISEVAYQVGFNDPKIFRKLFKEEFKTTPSEYVENLKNKSL; encoded by the coding sequence ATGCGTTACCTTTTCTGGATTATTCCGTTTTTACAATCTCTTTCTGTTTTAGCACAAAGCGAACATTATAATTTTTCCAGGCTTAATACCTATAACGGTCTGTCACATAATCAGGTGACCGCATTGTTAAAAGATCGGGACGGGTTTTTATGGTTTGGAACTACGTATGGCCTTAATCGCTATGATGGATATTCCTGTAGAATTTTTCGTAAAGATCATAATGACAGTTCTTCACTGAGGGACAACAATATATTGTCACTTTATGAGCTTCCGGATAAAAAACTATGGGTGTCAACAATGGGCGGTCCCTGTATTTATAATCCGGATACAGAGAAGTTTAATACCAACTATGATAACTATTTACATTCCATCGGTTTGCCATCCGGTGCTATTTCTAATATAGTAAAAGGAAACAACCATAGATACTGGTTCCTGTATGAAGACAAGGGTTTGTTTTTGTACTCGGATAGTGATAAAGTTGTAAAGCCATTTAAGCAGAAAGTTGTTTCTCTTACTGAAAAGATTACTTCCATAAATGAAACAAAGGACGGAAAGTTGTGGCTGGTATATCAATCCGGTTTTTTACAGGAATATGACATCCATCAGGACAAAATAATTTCTTCCACCACTGCTTTACAGAAACGGCATAAAGGTGATAACTTCTATCGTCTTTTTATAGATAATGATGGCGATATCTGGCTTTGGGGGTACAACTTTGGCATTTTTCTTTTTCACCCGGCCGATAATACCATCAGTCAGTTTGATAAGCATTCTTATCCAACCAGATTGAATTCAGAACTGGTCAGCCAGGTTGTGCAGGATAGTAATGGTTTGATCTGGGTCGGAACCGATCATGGAGGGGTAACGCTGATCGATAAGAAGAACGGCCTCAACACCAGTTATCTGGTAAATAACCCCAATGATCCTAAGAGCATCAGCCAAAACAGTATCACTACCATGTATAGGGATGATCAGGGAATTATTTGGCTGGGAACCTACAAGCAAGGCGTGAATTATTATAATAGTAATATCGTTCAGTTTTCATATTATCATCACCAGGAATTAAATGCAAAAAGCCTGCAATTCGATGATGTAAACCGGTTTGCTGAAGACAAGGTAGGTAATATCTGGATTGGTACCAATGGCGGAGGATTGATTTATTTTGACAGGAAAAATAATACTTTCAAACAGTACCTGTACGATCCCCAAAATAAAAACAGCCTAAGCGAAAATGTAATAGTGAGTTTGTGGATAGATGATGAAGATATACTTTGGATAGGAACTTACCTGGGAGGGCTCAATCGTTTCGACGGTGAGAAATTCACCCGATACCGGCATAGTGACAATGATTCTTCAAGTCTGGCAGATGACAAAGTCTGGGAAATTTTTGAAGACAGCGATCGGAATTTGTGGATCGGCACATTGGGAGGGGGACTAGATCGTTTTGACAAACAAACAAATCAGTTTCATCATTATAAAAGTGGAAAGGGAGTTTTACCTTCCGATTATGTTTCCGCTATGATGCAGGATAGAAAGGGCAATTTATGGATTGGGACAGCCTCAGGTATTGGGGTGATGGAAAAGAATAAAACTGCGGCTGTTTTTTATCAGGATACAAATAAGAGGAATAGTTTGAGCGATAATGGTATTATCTGTCTTTTGGAAGATAGTAAGGGACGGATTTGGGTAGGAACCAGAGAAGGTCTGAATTTGTTTGATGATCAAAAAAAGGAGTTTCAGGCATTCACAATAGCTGACGGTCTTCCCGATAATATGATCCTGAATATTCTTGAGGATAACCATCAAACGCTTTGGATTTCCACGCCTAATGGGCTATGTAACGCCATACCGCACCAGGATAATAACCATGTTGTTTTTTCTGTCATCAGTTATGATGCCACCAATAACCTGCAAAACCGTGAATTCAACGATAACGCAGCATTAAAGACGAGCACTGGCGAATTGATCTTTGGCGGACCCTCGGGCTTTAACATTATTAATCCTGCTGTTATCAATAAACCCGTTTATCATCCTAAGATTGTTTTCACCGGTTTTCAGATATTAAATAAGAATGTTGAACCCGGAGAATCCGTCAACAACCGGGTGCTACTCAAACGTTCTTTATCTCAGCTTCAAAGTATTGACCTGAAATATAAAGAAAATGTTTTCTCTATTGACTTTGCTGCCCTGGATTTTTTTCATAATGCATATGATAAATATGCATACATGCTGGAAGGATTTAATGAAGACTGGTTGTATGCCGATGGCAACCAGCGGAGAGCCACCTATACAAATCTTAATCCAGGTCATTATGTTTTCAAAGTAAAAGTTTTGAACAGGGCCGGATTGTGGAGTGATGTAAAAACACTGCAGATCAATATTGAACCCCCATTTTGGAGAACTTCTATCGCTTATATTATATACCTGTTGATCATTACTGGATTGTTTTTGCTTATCCGGCGTATTACATTAGACAGGATACATATGCGCTTTGAAGTTCGGCAACAACGCACAGAAGCAGAAAGAGCACATGCACTGGAACAGGTAAAGACGAAATTCTTTACCAATGTAAGCCACGAATTCCGCACGCCGTTAAGCCTTATCATAGCGCCGTTGGATAAGATCATTAAACAGACTGTGGATGAAGAACAGGTTAAACAATTAAATCTGGTACAGCGTAATGCTAAACGCTTATTAAATCTTGTAAATCAGCTGCTCGATTTCAGGAAGATGGACGTACAGGAAATAAAATTGCATCCCTCAATAGGTGATATCGTCAGATTTTGCAAGGAAACCAGTGATTCTTTTACGGATCTTGCAGAAAAAAAGACGATCAGATTTTCATTCTCGTCTAACATAGATAGCCTGGAGGTTTACTTTGATAAGGATAAAATTGAAAAGATTTTATTCAACCTGCTGTCCAATGCTTTTAAATATACGCATGATAACGGAACGGTAAGCGTTAAACTGACGTATAAACAACCGGAAAATAGTGAGGACGATGGAACGCTGGCTATCGAAATAGAAGATTCAGGTATTGGTATCCCCGCGGATCAACAGGCAAGGGTATTTGAAAGGTTTTTTCAGACAGATGTTCCGGAGAGCATGGTAAACCAGGGAACCGGTATAGGCCTGGCCATCACAAAAGAGTTTGTAAAATTACATAACGGCATCATCACTGTTAAAAGCGAACCAGATCAGGGTACCTGTTTCACAGTATTGCTTCCCGCAAGAAAAATATATGTTGCTTCAGGTAGAACCTTAACTAGTCCCATATTCTCAGAAGATGGGGAGCAAATAGTAGTTGAAACGCATAAAAAAGGTGACAGGAAGAAGACAATACTCATAGTTGAAGACAATGAAGACATACGCTTTTATTTAAAGGATAACCTGAGAGGGGAGTATCATATTGAAGAAGCCACAAATGGAAAGGAAGGCTGGGAGAAAGTAAAACTGTTAAATCCTGATCTTGTGGTAAGCGACATCATGATGCCCTTAATGGACGGTGTTGAGTTCGCCAAAAAAATTAAAAGCGAAATGCTCACCGCACATATTCCTGTCATACTGCTCACTGCCATGGGAAGTGAAGAAAAACAACTGGAGGGGTTGAAAGCAGGCGTAAACGATTACATTACGAAACCATTCACCTTTGAGATCCTGGCTTCACGCATTAATAATTTGCTGGCCCAGCAAAGATTATTGCAGAAAAGGTTCCAAAAGCAGATTGAGGTCAATCCCGGAGAGGTAACTATAACCCCCGTAGACGAAAAATTCCTTAAACAGGCATTGGAAATTATTGAAAATCAAATAGACAACGCGGAATTTTCAGTGGATGAGTTCAGTAAGGAAATGTATATGAGCAGGGCTACCTTATACAGAAAGATACATTCGCTAACCGGCAAGTCGCCGTTGGATTTTATACGTTCGATCCGCTTGAAAAGAGCTGTTCAATTGTTTGCTAAAAGTGGATTGTCTATTTCTGAGGTGGCATACCAGGTAGGATTTAATGATCCCAAAATATTCCGTAAGCTTTTCAAAGAAGAGTTCAAAACTACACCTTCCGAGTATGTGGAAAACCTTAAGAATAAAAGTCTTTAA
- a CDS encoding nuclear transport factor 2 family protein gives MISREQSLQFADEWVAAWNAHDLDAVLEHYTEDFEMSSPFILQMGISPDGRLKGKDNVRNYWEKALVKYPDLHFELHEILSCMNTVIIYYSSVNGKKAAEFFVFDEDGKVFQAMGHYN, from the coding sequence ATGATCTCACGCGAACAATCCCTACAATTTGCGGACGAATGGGTAGCCGCATGGAACGCGCATGACCTTGATGCGGTACTCGAACATTATACAGAGGATTTTGAAATGAGCAGTCCCTTTATACTACAAATGGGCATCAGCCCGGATGGCCGCCTGAAGGGAAAGGATAACGTGCGGAATTATTGGGAAAAGGCGCTGGTGAAATATCCGGATCTTCATTTCGAGCTGCATGAAATCTTATCATGCATGAATACGGTGATCATTTACTATTCGAGTGTTAATGGAAAGAAAGCGGCAGAATTTTTTGTGTTTGATGAGGATGGGAAGGTGTTTCAGGCGATGGGGCATTACAATTAG
- a CDS encoding efflux RND transporter permease subunit translates to MSITGLAIKRPILFIVLFLILGGLSFLSYQNLKYELLPNLATPSVTIITAYPGASPEDVENSVTNKIEEAVSTVSKTKKVSGNSAENLSVVSVEFVADADQDQALQDVQRAINTILADFPAGVKTPVLEKFNVNDLPVVKLAVTSDLSAGELYDLVNNQIKTRLAQLKGVGKVKILGGTPNEIKVLARQNKLTSAGLPITALFEAIQRENLDYPVGTIKDDDAQFGVRLSGKLTDTNQVKSIVVKKFDDGSIIKVGDLAYVHSGPREEDVRCRLNGKSSIGIFINKQSGSNAAAVAKLVRESIVAIENDYKQDHLQFNVAQDSSEFTLAAAHQVYEDIGVAIFLVAMVMLVFLHSLRNAVIIMVSIPASLFSAFIMMYALGYSLNLMTLLAISLVIGVLVDDSIVVLENIYHHLEMGKDKRVAALDGRNQIGFAALSITFVDVVVFLPMTLVTGLVGSLIKEFSLVIVVSTLSSLVVSFTLTPIMASRFSKLEHLDAQTFLGKLGLWFESRIQQLTQGYGRLLNWSLKHKIIIGIVAISTLGGAVSLLTTGIVGTEFLPAADKGEMSLFIDLEAGTKLKTTDSTVKVIEKKLKNIPEITRTFSNVGYQNDGFDERYNTNIATINITLVPVNERGKSLAKLAREVKSLAMQVAGVKSRVSPIGLFGANEAPIQLLVTGTNRDSVNLAAEKILQIIKSIRGILSPRLSTQDGKPELKLVLDREKMARMGLSTAVIGEALRMSIYGYDEMKFRDHDKEKDIHIQLNESDINHTANLMQLSFINEQGQVVYLNQFAEVSKQAGSSVLNRRNKQPAVTILSQVSSRPVGDVGEDIKNAINGLHLNSSITVRYEGDLEMQDDSFGSLITALLVSLIFVYLIMVLLYNNWISPFIILFSIPLALCGALLALALTAKSLNVFAIFGLIMMMGLVVKNGILLVDRTNELLGDNVSTGKVIQALIEAGESRFRPILMTTLAMVIGMLPLALASGASAAFSSGLAWVLIGGLSSSMFLTLVVVPVVYYLVTKVKRLFHARGGKRMAYIPAKAILLLMVLSGFTMRSKGQEQVSISLKQAIDSGLNANQQIKLAQIEAKKAKYGLKEAQSYLYPQIEATATYMRNIKPAVFYLPTFSVNAAGQVTYDAKQLQAVPASAANAYNGTVNVSMPLFNASVFGNIKSAKLNEDLQMANLALSRWELADEIRKAYFNILVTKQNLVTANAALNRAEQQLNESKALMSNGYASSNDTLMAWSKVSLMNINVNKGQTAVEMSSNYLKSLLDLSPDADLDLTDSISMSLLGNQQQLLDEISKAASKRPDLQVNDWKRQMAQQEISNEKAKRLPSLGFVGQYGIQAQSDNFKFGNYQYPNSLFVGLQLTIPIFTGFRTNASVQQSMLQLDQLSAERALLDNQMSLQIRNSIASLVENKKNIERLKEVCAARERSLDFMRNRWKMGFVKYTEVADADLALLQSNNDYTQGVFEYLSSIATLSKVTGNIH, encoded by the coding sequence ATGAGCATCACCGGACTGGCTATTAAAAGGCCGATCTTATTTATAGTACTATTCCTGATTTTAGGTGGATTAAGTTTTCTTAGTTACCAGAATTTAAAATATGAATTACTCCCAAATCTAGCTACTCCCTCAGTTACCATCATCACCGCTTATCCTGGTGCTTCACCGGAGGACGTGGAAAACAGCGTGACAAATAAAATTGAAGAGGCTGTATCCACAGTTAGCAAAACCAAAAAAGTAAGCGGCAATTCTGCTGAGAATCTTTCTGTTGTTTCTGTCGAGTTTGTGGCAGATGCAGATCAGGACCAGGCATTACAAGATGTTCAGCGTGCTATTAATACTATACTTGCAGACTTCCCCGCTGGCGTGAAGACACCTGTGTTAGAAAAATTCAATGTGAATGATTTACCTGTGGTAAAGCTGGCGGTAACATCAGATCTAAGTGCAGGTGAATTATATGACCTGGTAAATAACCAGATTAAGACAAGATTAGCGCAGCTAAAAGGAGTAGGTAAAGTAAAGATATTAGGAGGGACACCAAATGAGATTAAAGTACTTGCCAGGCAGAATAAACTAACAAGTGCGGGACTACCGATCACCGCTTTGTTTGAAGCCATTCAGAGAGAAAACCTTGACTATCCGGTTGGTACAATTAAAGACGACGATGCGCAATTTGGTGTACGGTTAAGTGGCAAATTGACGGACACCAACCAGGTGAAAAGCATTGTGGTAAAAAAATTCGACGATGGCAGCATTATAAAAGTAGGTGATCTGGCATATGTCCATAGTGGCCCCAGGGAGGAAGATGTGCGCTGTCGTTTAAATGGAAAATCATCAATAGGCATTTTTATAAATAAACAATCTGGATCTAACGCAGCAGCGGTGGCAAAATTGGTCCGGGAGTCCATTGTTGCTATTGAGAACGATTATAAACAGGATCATTTGCAATTCAATGTTGCACAGGATAGTTCTGAATTCACGCTTGCCGCAGCTCATCAGGTATATGAAGATATAGGAGTAGCTATTTTCCTTGTGGCAATGGTAATGTTGGTATTCCTGCATAGTCTTAGGAATGCAGTCATTATCATGGTATCTATTCCTGCATCTCTTTTCAGCGCATTTATCATGATGTATGCGCTTGGGTATTCACTTAATCTGATGACATTACTTGCTATAAGTCTTGTAATTGGTGTATTGGTAGATGATTCAATAGTGGTCCTTGAAAATATATACCATCACCTTGAAATGGGGAAAGATAAAAGAGTAGCTGCCCTGGATGGGCGTAATCAGATTGGTTTTGCGGCCTTATCGATCACGTTTGTGGATGTAGTTGTGTTCTTGCCAATGACATTAGTGACCGGACTGGTAGGCAGTTTGATTAAAGAGTTTTCACTGGTAATTGTTGTATCTACCTTGTCAAGCCTGGTTGTCTCTTTTACACTAACCCCTATAATGGCTTCAAGGTTTTCAAAACTTGAACACCTGGATGCTCAGACATTCTTAGGTAAATTGGGACTTTGGTTTGAAAGCCGGATCCAACAATTGACACAAGGGTATGGGAGACTACTTAACTGGAGCTTAAAACATAAAATCATCATTGGGATTGTTGCTATTTCAACACTTGGAGGGGCTGTTTCATTATTGACAACAGGAATCGTAGGAACTGAGTTCTTACCTGCAGCGGATAAAGGGGAAATGAGTTTGTTTATTGATTTAGAAGCAGGTACAAAACTTAAAACAACAGATTCAACAGTGAAAGTGATAGAGAAAAAGTTGAAAAACATCCCGGAAATAACCAGGACATTTTCAAATGTTGGTTATCAGAATGACGGATTTGATGAAAGATATAATACCAATATTGCTACTATTAATATTACTCTGGTACCAGTAAACGAAAGGGGAAAATCACTGGCAAAATTAGCAAGGGAGGTAAAGTCGCTTGCAATGCAGGTGGCAGGTGTGAAAAGCAGAGTATCACCAATAGGTCTGTTTGGAGCAAATGAGGCTCCTATACAATTATTAGTTACGGGTACAAACCGGGACAGTGTAAACCTGGCTGCTGAAAAGATCTTGCAAATTATTAAATCTATCAGGGGAATATTAAGTCCCCGTTTATCCACTCAGGATGGAAAGCCAGAATTGAAGCTGGTGCTTGACAGGGAAAAAATGGCGAGAATGGGATTAAGTACAGCTGTTATAGGAGAAGCATTACGTATGAGTATTTACGGATATGATGAGATGAAATTCCGTGATCATGATAAAGAAAAGGATATTCATATCCAGTTAAATGAAAGCGACATTAATCATACAGCTAACCTGATGCAGCTGAGTTTTATAAATGAACAGGGACAGGTAGTTTACCTCAACCAGTTTGCGGAAGTATCAAAACAGGCAGGTTCATCAGTACTTAACAGAAGGAACAAACAACCGGCTGTTACTATTTTAAGCCAGGTGTCAAGCCGCCCGGTAGGCGATGTAGGTGAAGATATTAAAAATGCGATAAATGGTTTACATCTCAATAGTAGTATTACAGTGAGATATGAAGGTGACCTGGAAATGCAGGATGATTCATTTGGTAGTCTGATAACAGCATTACTTGTATCCTTAATATTTGTATATCTTATCATGGTATTACTATATAATAACTGGATCTCCCCATTTATTATTCTGTTCTCTATCCCGCTGGCACTTTGTGGAGCATTATTAGCATTGGCCCTGACCGCGAAGTCATTGAACGTATTTGCGATATTTGGTTTAATCATGATGATGGGACTGGTGGTAAAGAATGGTATCCTGTTGGTTGACAGAACAAATGAATTGCTGGGAGACAATGTCAGTACTGGTAAAGTAATTCAGGCTCTGATAGAAGCTGGTGAATCCAGGTTCAGGCCGATCCTGATGACCACCCTTGCAATGGTAATTGGCATGTTGCCACTCGCTTTGGCAAGTGGCGCCTCTGCTGCCTTTAGTAGCGGACTGGCATGGGTACTGATTGGCGGCTTAAGCAGCAGTATGTTCCTGACCCTGGTGGTAGTACCCGTTGTATATTACCTGGTAACAAAGGTAAAAAGACTGTTTCACGCCAGAGGTGGCAAACGCATGGCATATATACCGGCTAAAGCTATCCTGTTATTAATGGTACTTTCCGGTTTCACAATGAGGAGTAAAGGTCAGGAGCAAGTATCGATATCTTTAAAGCAAGCCATTGATTCAGGTTTAAATGCCAACCAACAAATTAAATTAGCTCAGATTGAGGCTAAAAAGGCTAAATACGGCCTGAAGGAAGCCCAATCTTATTTATATCCGCAAATAGAAGCAACGGCTACTTATATGCGTAATATAAAACCTGCTGTATTTTATCTACCAACCTTTAGTGTGAATGCAGCCGGGCAGGTTACCTATGATGCTAAACAACTACAGGCTGTTCCTGCATCTGCTGCAAATGCTTACAATGGTACAGTCAATGTCAGCATGCCTTTATTTAATGCCTCCGTTTTTGGAAATATTAAATCAGCAAAATTGAATGAAGATCTGCAGATGGCAAATTTAGCACTATCCCGCTGGGAGCTTGCTGATGAGATCCGTAAAGCCTATTTCAATATCCTGGTTACAAAGCAGAACCTGGTGACAGCAAATGCAGCATTGAATAGGGCTGAGCAACAGTTAAATGAGAGTAAAGCACTAATGTCAAATGGGTACGCGAGTAGTAATGATACATTGATGGCCTGGAGTAAAGTGTCATTGATGAATATAAATGTTAACAAGGGGCAAACAGCTGTAGAAATGAGCTCCAATTATCTGAAAAGCCTCCTGGACCTTTCCCCTGATGCAGATCTCGATTTGACAGATAGCATATCAATGTCATTATTAGGTAATCAGCAGCAATTATTGGATGAAATATCCAAAGCAGCCAGTAAACGCCCGGATCTTCAGGTGAATGACTGGAAAAGACAGATGGCTCAGCAGGAGATTAGTAATGAAAAAGCCAAACGATTGCCATCTTTAGGATTTGTAGGCCAATATGGTATACAGGCTCAATCCGATAATTTCAAATTCGGTAATTATCAATATCCCAATAGCCTCTTTGTAGGATTACAATTAACCATACCCATTTTTACCGGCTTCAGAACAAATGCCAGCGTGCAACAAAGTATGTTGCAACTGGACCAGCTTTCAGCCGAGCGGGCATTATTGGATAACCAAATGAGCTTACAGATACGTAACAGTATAGCATCGTTAGTAGAGAATAAGAAAAATATAGAACGGTTAAAGGAGGTATGTGCGGCAAGAGAAAGATCCCTTGACTTTATGCGTAATCGCTGGAAGATGGGTTTTGTTAAATATACTGAAGTTGCGGATGCTGATCTGGCATTGTTACAATCAAATAATGACTATACACAAGGTGTCTTTGAATATTTATCCTCCATAGCCACTCTATCTAAGGTGACGGGGAATATCCATTAA
- a CDS encoding AraC family transcriptional regulator, which produces MIRLYENFNQRRAKVELLYADGVMNMAFCQYHRSSEDAFFMPYAALTYVREGRKVVFLNGEQYDMKTGDALFVPKNSILYSDILVKREPFVSLNLLLGDADILLSPMACHITDRMQLQYYASAHNMSLSTFKRWFKKNVGCSPGQWMIEKRLQQAKYLLQHKRLSVKEACYRSGFEDVSYFIRRYKLAFGHTPGQVAI; this is translated from the coding sequence ATGATCCGGTTATATGAAAACTTCAACCAGCGCAGGGCAAAGGTAGAACTATTATATGCTGATGGCGTAATGAACATGGCTTTCTGCCAGTACCACCGTTCTTCCGAGGATGCGTTCTTTATGCCTTACGCTGCACTTACCTACGTACGCGAAGGCCGGAAAGTGGTTTTCCTGAACGGTGAACAATATGATATGAAAACTGGTGATGCGCTTTTCGTTCCGAAAAATTCCATATTATATTCTGATATCCTTGTGAAGAGGGAGCCTTTCGTAAGCCTGAACCTACTGCTTGGCGATGCGGATATCCTGCTCAGTCCCATGGCATGCCATATTACTGACCGTATGCAGCTGCAATATTACGCCAGCGCTCACAACATGAGTCTGAGCACTTTTAAACGATGGTTCAAAAAGAACGTGGGCTGTAGTCCTGGTCAATGGATGATCGAAAAACGTTTACAACAAGCCAAATACCTTCTGCAACACAAGCGTCTATCCGTGAAGGAAGCCTGCTATAGGAGTGGATTTGAAGATGTATCTTACTTTATCCGCAGGTACAAGCTGGCCTTCGGCCATACACCAGGTCAAGTAGCAATTTGA